From a region of the Roseivirga sp. 4D4 genome:
- a CDS encoding VOC family protein — MATVNPYLYFNGNCEDAFKFYAAAFRKEITYMERYKDVPKTDRQIFKEPDNKIMHATLPISEETSLMGADHAEAYKESNAFCKFSLIIHTETKEETDRLFNELSEDGEVKVPVGLTFWGAYYGQCIDKFGISWKITSRSNT; from the coding sequence ATGGCAACAGTAAATCCCTACCTCTATTTCAATGGCAATTGTGAGGATGCCTTCAAGTTTTATGCAGCAGCTTTTCGCAAAGAGATTACCTATATGGAGCGCTACAAAGATGTTCCCAAAACAGACCGACAAATTTTCAAAGAGCCGGATAACAAGATTATGCACGCCACATTACCTATTAGTGAAGAAACCAGTTTGATGGGCGCTGACCATGCAGAAGCGTACAAAGAGTCAAATGCATTTTGCAAATTCTCCTTGATTATTCACACGGAGACTAAGGAAGAGACTGACAGGCTATTTAATGAACTCTCCGAAGATGGAGAAGTAAAGGTGCCTGTAGGTTTGACATTCTGGGGAGCGTACTATGGCCAATGTATTGATAAATTCGGCATAAGCTGGAAAATCACTTCAAGATCAAA
- a CDS encoding LamG-like jellyroll fold domain-containing protein yields MKTYKCKLIIAITLCSQLLSCQTDTTVALREALTFHASFDQGVTADFSLGDSNMYTATGSYVDMVRQLADVAPGMNVPHHHLVKDNGRFGGALEFGKQRSNQVIFYKSENNVAYNAENWSGSISFWLSVDPSTDLKGYTDPIQLTDVNFNDASLWVDFTDETPPSFRLGVIGDKAAWSQDTITSSSQETFERRIIKVEKPQFSREQWTHILITYKGLGTAQSKAQLYLNGEKQGTVSGIDDPFSWDIEKSNIFLGLGFTGLMDDLSIFNRSLTEEEVQQVYQLENGIHSVL; encoded by the coding sequence ATGAAGACTTACAAATGCAAACTAATCATCGCCATAACACTGTGCTCACAACTCCTCTCCTGCCAGACCGATACTACAGTTGCCCTCAGAGAGGCATTGACTTTCCACGCCTCCTTCGACCAAGGTGTTACAGCTGACTTCTCCTTAGGGGACTCCAATATGTATACTGCCACTGGTTCCTATGTTGATATGGTAAGACAACTCGCAGATGTAGCACCTGGTATGAATGTTCCCCACCATCACCTCGTGAAAGATAATGGACGCTTTGGTGGTGCTTTAGAGTTTGGTAAGCAAAGAAGCAATCAGGTAATCTTCTACAAAAGCGAAAACAATGTGGCCTATAATGCAGAAAACTGGTCGGGTTCAATCTCATTTTGGTTGAGTGTAGACCCTTCGACTGATCTGAAGGGATATACCGACCCCATACAACTAACAGATGTCAATTTCAATGATGCATCCCTTTGGGTGGATTTCACCGATGAAACCCCACCTAGCTTTCGGTTGGGTGTTATAGGCGATAAAGCGGCCTGGAGTCAGGATACGATCACCTCCTCTTCCCAGGAGACATTTGAAAGGAGGATTATTAAGGTGGAAAAGCCTCAATTCTCCAGAGAGCAATGGACACATATTCTCATAACCTATAAAGGACTGGGGACAGCTCAGAGCAAGGCACAGCTCTATCTCAATGGTGAAAAGCAAGGGACTGTTAGTGGTATAGATGATCCCTTTTCTTGGGACATAGAGAAATCAAATATCTTTTTGGGGTTAGGTTTCACGGGCCTAATGGATGACTTATCCATTTTCAACAGATCACTAACAGAAGAAGAAGTCCAGCAAGTCTATCAATTAGAAAATGGCATTCATTCGGTTCTTTGA
- a CDS encoding nuclear transport factor 2 family protein — protein MTSKNTFKCLILFSFYFVAPFALSAQNANETPEKVSLATDFADRKAILKTIENFYIGDHTGSIKHKKLSMHEKGAYRYVNKDGEYRESTFQLDSDNADPNYKEELLSIEIYEKVALARLRLHQFRMEKPEYKLMILHKAGDAWKITSISWGFGITY, from the coding sequence ATGACCTCCAAGAACACTTTTAAATGCTTGATCCTATTCTCATTTTACTTTGTAGCACCATTTGCTTTATCTGCACAAAACGCAAATGAGACCCCAGAAAAAGTCAGTTTAGCCACGGACTTTGCAGATCGTAAGGCTATCCTGAAGACCATTGAAAACTTCTATATCGGTGACCATACCGGGAGTATAAAGCACAAGAAACTTTCGATGCACGAAAAAGGTGCCTACAGGTATGTGAATAAGGATGGTGAATATAGAGAAAGTACTTTCCAATTAGATTCGGATAATGCGGATCCCAATTACAAAGAAGAGTTATTGAGTATTGAAATCTATGAGAAAGTGGCACTGGCCCGACTTCGACTCCATCAATTCAGAATGGAAAAGCCTGAGTACAAACTAATGATACTCCATAAAGCAGGTGACGCATGGAAGATCACTAGTATTTCCTGGGGATTTGGTATAACGTATTGA
- a CDS encoding prolyl oligopeptidase family serine peptidase: MKQLSLWQTWVITGLLTVMCATVTAQESDLTLDDLFATPRLTGTTPSGPAWAPDSKHFAFSWSEPGTPGRGLWVSTSDGKEVSLISNTASASVRDMVWTDANTIISLRGNNLWQTSLSPEEDHQLMPVEAGAGRLSISPNGNQAAYIQNGDLWLADFTSKQNRQLTKIGIASLSSLRKGRYSRAEREIGPGIWSGPTYKWSPDGKTIAFHSVDRREMRKVPFPNYLAEETSPNEVRRSYPGDPNEIRRVGLLNVESGNIVYLDLPDPHANQVIDFNWSPGGALLIDTASDTAVERKLFVVAPGESELREIWRGVRESRMYTSFGSSWHPDGKQVVFLSDMGDRYGLYVIDPSKEKARPQLLTDPSYDVLSAPTVAGDALFYSGNGVNPYEQHVYRLKMSGGDPEQVTHLAGQNVGYPSPDGRHLVFRHSNDTSPPELYVVSSQGGEATRLTHSPLPSFTERSWAAAEYVSFPSLVDDYTLHARIMKPANMQPGKKYPVLFGPVYSNTARNRWAGNYSLVQQLLVKKGYIIVQVDSRGSNGYGRAFREEFLLGFADQDIEDYASAVNYMESLDYVDPDRIGIWGSSYGGTLSVYSLLMKPGLFQVGVAAAAAVDPLFFGTDDVAIVRSPQTHPEVFERKAIKYAANLEDKLLFIHGMQDHVVPFKTTATLAQELIKQGKDFDFAFAPSATHGWSGDRNNGRYLFGKLIEFFDRHLKPSK, translated from the coding sequence ATGAAACAACTCTCTCTTTGGCAAACATGGGTAATCACAGGCTTACTGACCGTGATGTGCGCAACAGTCACCGCACAGGAAAGTGACCTCACCCTGGATGACCTCTTCGCAACGCCAAGACTAACAGGAACAACACCGTCTGGGCCTGCCTGGGCACCGGATAGCAAGCACTTCGCCTTTTCCTGGAGTGAACCGGGCACCCCTGGGCGCGGCCTATGGGTATCCACAAGCGATGGCAAGGAAGTTAGCCTTATTTCCAATACGGCTTCCGCCTCAGTGCGGGATATGGTCTGGACTGACGCAAACACCATCATCAGCCTGCGAGGTAACAACCTATGGCAAACATCGCTGAGCCCGGAAGAAGACCACCAATTGATGCCTGTAGAGGCAGGTGCAGGCAGACTGTCGATATCGCCCAATGGCAACCAAGCGGCTTATATACAGAATGGTGACCTATGGCTGGCTGACTTTACCTCTAAACAAAATCGTCAGTTGACCAAGATCGGTATCGCAAGTCTCTCTAGCTTACGGAAGGGGCGCTACAGCCGAGCAGAACGTGAAATCGGTCCAGGCATCTGGAGTGGACCAACGTATAAGTGGTCCCCGGATGGCAAGACCATCGCCTTTCACTCCGTTGACAGACGTGAGATGCGAAAGGTACCCTTCCCGAATTATCTCGCGGAGGAAACCAGTCCTAATGAAGTACGCAGAAGTTACCCGGGCGATCCAAACGAGATTCGTAGGGTTGGCCTGCTCAATGTAGAAAGCGGTAACATCGTATATCTCGATTTGCCAGACCCTCACGCCAACCAGGTCATCGACTTCAACTGGTCACCAGGCGGTGCACTGCTGATTGATACCGCATCCGACACTGCAGTTGAACGTAAATTATTCGTAGTTGCACCAGGAGAAAGCGAGCTGCGCGAGATTTGGCGAGGTGTCCGAGAGAGTCGTATGTATACATCGTTTGGATCTAGCTGGCATCCCGATGGAAAGCAGGTCGTTTTCTTGAGTGATATGGGTGATCGCTATGGTCTTTATGTAATCGACCCCTCAAAGGAAAAGGCTCGTCCGCAGCTCCTGACAGATCCCTCCTATGATGTACTGTCCGCCCCTACTGTTGCTGGTGATGCACTGTTTTATTCAGGTAATGGCGTTAATCCTTACGAACAACACGTTTATCGCCTAAAAATGTCCGGAGGTGATCCCGAGCAGGTGACCCATCTTGCGGGGCAGAACGTGGGCTACCCCTCACCGGATGGTCGGCATTTGGTATTCAGGCACAGCAACGACACCTCTCCACCCGAGCTTTATGTGGTAAGCAGCCAGGGTGGTGAGGCTACGCGACTCACACACTCTCCATTGCCGTCCTTCACCGAGCGGAGCTGGGCGGCTGCCGAATACGTTAGTTTCCCTAGTCTTGTAGATGACTACACGCTGCATGCCCGGATTATGAAGCCTGCCAACATGCAGCCCGGTAAGAAGTATCCAGTGCTTTTTGGACCCGTGTATTCGAATACAGCAAGGAACCGCTGGGCCGGTAACTACAGCCTGGTACAGCAGCTATTGGTAAAGAAGGGATATATTATTGTGCAGGTGGACTCGCGCGGTAGTAACGGTTACGGCCGGGCGTTCCGTGAAGAGTTCTTGCTGGGCTTTGCCGATCAGGACATTGAGGATTATGCCAGTGCTGTTAACTATATGGAGTCATTGGATTATGTCGATCCCGACCGCATTGGCATCTGGGGCAGCAGTTACGGTGGCACACTCTCCGTTTATTCCCTGTTGATGAAGCCGGGCTTATTCCAAGTAGGTGTTGCTGCTGCAGCAGCCGTTGACCCGCTGTTCTTTGGGACAGACGATGTCGCTATTGTTCGTAGCCCACAGACACACCCTGAGGTTTTTGAAAGAAAGGCGATTAAATACGCTGCAAATCTGGAAGACAAACTGCTGTTTATCCACGGCATGCAGGACCATGTGGTACCATTTAAGACTACAGCCACCTTAGCACAAGAACTGATTAAACAGGGCAAGGATTTCGACTTTGCCTTTGCACCAAGCGCGACACATGGATGGAGCGGTGATCGAAATAATGGCCGCTACCTGTTTGGCAAGTTGATCGAATTCTTTGATCGACACCTAAAGCCGTCTAAGTAG
- a CDS encoding methyltransferase domain-containing protein, which yields MVIEFEVMIEVKHLRLIDTVAQVGSLNKAADILCLTQSALSHQLKELESKLGIEIFYRSNNQLYFTPEGKELRDAGSGILDQLKDLEKKVKEISQSQLKSYVHGYSELESKRLNDQAKTMSDLLHYDSVWDKDSTVFGVGAQTSIISTKNSETKFTSIDISGSSLIKAKETISTLGVENVTFFQADVYDLPFDNGSFDHVFVCFLLEHLTKPVEALLEIKRVLKKGGTLTVIEGDHGSTYFFSESKAARKAIQAQVDLQSKNGGNANIGRQLFPLLNDVGFNNIHVNPRQVYIDSSKPEMVEGFIKNTFTAMIQGVKEDAVNAKTITKMEMEDGIDDLIKTTEGGTFCYTFFKAKVIK from the coding sequence TTGGTTATAGAATTTGAAGTTATGATTGAGGTAAAACATTTACGTTTGATTGATACAGTAGCACAGGTTGGGTCATTGAATAAGGCAGCAGACATATTATGTTTAACTCAATCTGCGCTCAGTCATCAGCTCAAGGAACTAGAATCAAAACTTGGTATTGAAATTTTTTACAGAAGTAATAACCAGTTATACTTTACTCCTGAAGGAAAAGAACTCCGAGACGCTGGTTCAGGTATTTTGGATCAATTAAAAGATCTTGAGAAAAAGGTCAAAGAGATAAGCCAGAGTCAATTAAAAAGTTACGTCCACGGTTATTCTGAACTCGAAAGCAAGCGATTGAATGATCAGGCAAAGACAATGTCAGATTTACTTCACTACGATTCAGTCTGGGACAAAGATTCAACTGTTTTTGGAGTTGGTGCTCAAACCAGCATTATAAGTACTAAAAACTCAGAGACCAAATTCACCTCTATTGACATTTCAGGAAGTTCTTTGATAAAAGCAAAAGAGACTATAAGTACTCTGGGAGTTGAAAATGTCACTTTTTTTCAGGCGGATGTATATGATTTGCCATTTGATAATGGTTCATTTGATCATGTCTTTGTTTGTTTCCTGCTAGAACATCTGACTAAGCCAGTTGAAGCACTTTTGGAAATAAAGCGAGTCTTAAAAAAAGGTGGAACATTAACGGTAATAGAAGGCGATCATGGTTCCACTTATTTTTTTTCAGAAAGTAAAGCCGCAAGAAAAGCTATTCAAGCTCAGGTAGACCTACAATCAAAAAATGGAGGTAATGCCAATATTGGAAGGCAGTTGTTTCCATTACTCAATGATGTAGGTTTTAATAATATTCATGTAAATCCCAGACAGGTATACATAGATTCGTCCAAACCTGAAATGGTCGAAGGATTTATAAAAAATACTTTTACGGCAATGATTCAAGGAGTCAAAGAAGATGCAGTTAATGCGAAAACTATTACTAAAATGGAAATGGAAGATGGTATAGACGACCTGATCAAAACCACAGAAGGAGGTACCTTTTGCTACACCTTCTTTAAGGCTAAAGTAATAAAGTAA
- a CDS encoding toxin-antitoxin system YwqK family antitoxin — MKRLVILLFPLIISACGQGLKQSKAYHSNGQLASEGQLLDGQPHGLWKFYYEDGSKESETHFDNGLRHGNSIRWHQNGTLQGKGEYKKGEVEGTWEAYFDNGQFEKVFTVIDGKMHGDYTEYYPSGQVKRNGIMDHDKEVGEWLTFYDTGELKSKTITSDVKGQGFMTIYYKSGSKQREGGYINQDKENGTWSYWDEQGELTHEIDYESGEIKK; from the coding sequence ATGAAACGACTAGTCATACTTCTATTTCCATTGATAATATCCGCTTGTGGACAAGGACTAAAGCAAAGCAAGGCATACCATTCGAATGGTCAACTTGCTTCTGAGGGACAACTCTTGGACGGGCAGCCACATGGACTTTGGAAATTCTACTATGAAGACGGAAGTAAAGAAAGTGAAACACACTTTGATAACGGTCTGAGACACGGAAATTCAATTCGTTGGCACCAAAATGGTACTCTTCAAGGAAAAGGAGAATACAAAAAGGGAGAAGTTGAAGGGACTTGGGAGGCATACTTTGACAACGGACAATTCGAGAAGGTATTTACTGTTATTGATGGCAAAATGCACGGAGATTACACAGAGTATTATCCCAGCGGGCAAGTCAAACGAAATGGTATTATGGACCATGATAAAGAAGTTGGAGAATGGTTAACTTTCTATGACACAGGAGAATTAAAGAGTAAGACTATAACGAGTGACGTTAAAGGGCAAGGTTTCATGACCATCTATTACAAAAGCGGCAGCAAACAACGAGAAGGTGGTTATATCAACCAAGACAAAGAAAACGGAACATGGAGTTATTGGGACGAACAAGGGGAATTAACTCATGAGATAGATTACGAAAGCGGAGAAATAAAGAAATAA
- the cysM gene encoding cysteine synthase CysM gives MNIEALIGNTPLVEYKGISPKPGVRILGKLEGNNPGGSVKDRAAYGMIKGALDRGDIKPGDKLVEATSGNTGIALAMIASIMGVEMTLIMPDNSTRERVLSMEAYGAKVILTPAKQTIEYSRTLAEQMADEEGYFMLNQFGNTDNYGQHYKTTGPEIWKDTDGKITHFVSAMGTTGTIMGVSRYLKEQNPEVQIVGTQPKDGSSIPGIRRWSPEFLPKIFESSRIDRVIDVSQEEATDMTRRLAKEEGVLAGMSSGGALTAALKIANEIEEGLIVHIVCDRGDRYLSSDLFG, from the coding sequence ATGAACATCGAGGCATTGATTGGCAATACGCCATTGGTAGAATACAAGGGCATCAGTCCAAAGCCAGGAGTTCGTATTCTGGGGAAACTCGAGGGCAACAATCCCGGAGGCAGTGTTAAGGATCGTGCAGCCTATGGCATGATCAAGGGAGCGTTGGACCGCGGGGATATAAAACCGGGCGACAAACTGGTGGAAGCCACCAGTGGCAATACTGGAATTGCCCTAGCCATGATTGCCAGTATTATGGGTGTGGAAATGACCCTCATCATGCCAGATAACTCCACTCGCGAACGGGTCTTGAGCATGGAGGCTTATGGTGCCAAAGTAATCCTCACCCCTGCCAAGCAGACCATTGAGTATTCCAGAACACTAGCTGAGCAAATGGCCGATGAAGAAGGCTACTTTATGCTCAACCAATTTGGTAATACGGATAACTACGGGCAGCACTATAAAACCACAGGGCCCGAGATCTGGAAGGACACGGACGGAAAGATCACCCATTTTGTCTCGGCCATGGGCACCACAGGCACTATCATGGGCGTTTCCCGATACTTGAAAGAGCAAAACCCAGAAGTGCAGATCGTGGGCACACAACCTAAAGATGGTTCTAGTATTCCAGGCATCAGGCGATGGTCTCCTGAGTTTCTTCCCAAGATATTTGAATCCTCAAGAATCGATCGGGTCATTGATGTCAGTCAGGAAGAAGCCACTGACATGACCCGCAGACTGGCCAAGGAAGAGGGTGTATTAGCCGGTATGAGCTCAGGAGGAGCACTAACAGCTGCATTAAAAATCGCCAACGAAATCGAAGAAGGCCTAATTGTCCATATTGTCTGCGACCGGGGTGACCGCTACCTCAGTTCTGACTTGTTTGGGTAG
- a CDS encoding serine O-acetyltransferase translates to MDRDFINTLYIRQQACANCPAPEAIAHWFNELLGVLFPDFAKQQFNTQREFELYIERLKLQLDQILSKNPTKGELDPSHVTERFFELLPSIHEQMEQDITALFEGDPAAKSRTEVIRTYPGFIAISAHRIAHQLHQLGVGLIPRIISEYAHSKTGIDIHPGAQIGHFFCIDHGTGVVIGETTVIGDHVKIYQGVTLGALSVDKKDAKTKRHPTIGDNVVIYAGATILGGNTEVGHDSVIGGNVWLTHSIPPFSKIYYQAQMTNTEGTIDTIIFKGQSA, encoded by the coding sequence ATGGATCGCGATTTCATCAATACCCTTTATATTCGACAACAGGCTTGCGCCAACTGCCCTGCACCAGAGGCCATTGCCCATTGGTTCAACGAATTGCTAGGCGTGCTTTTTCCCGACTTTGCTAAACAGCAATTCAATACGCAAAGAGAATTTGAACTCTATATCGAGCGATTAAAACTCCAGCTAGATCAAATCCTGTCGAAAAACCCCACCAAGGGAGAACTAGATCCCAGCCATGTCACTGAAAGGTTTTTCGAACTCCTACCATCCATTCACGAGCAGATGGAACAGGACATTACAGCCCTTTTTGAGGGAGATCCGGCTGCCAAAAGCCGTACCGAGGTAATTCGAACGTATCCCGGCTTTATCGCGATATCAGCCCATCGAATAGCCCATCAATTACATCAGCTAGGTGTTGGATTGATTCCCAGAATCATTTCAGAATATGCACATAGCAAAACGGGCATTGACATTCACCCTGGCGCTCAAATCGGTCACTTCTTTTGCATCGACCATGGTACAGGTGTGGTCATTGGGGAAACCACAGTGATTGGAGATCACGTAAAGATTTACCAAGGCGTAACGCTAGGTGCCCTGAGTGTCGATAAGAAAGATGCGAAAACAAAACGTCACCCGACTATTGGTGACAATGTTGTCATCTATGCTGGGGCCACCATTCTGGGAGGCAATACAGAGGTGGGACACGATTCAGTTATTGGTGGTAATGTATGGCTTACCCATAGCATCCCTCCTTTCTCCAAAATCTACTATCAGGCGCAGATGACCAATACTGAGGGCACTATTGATACCATCATATTTAAAGGCCAAAGCGCATGA
- a CDS encoding alpha/beta hydrolase — MIPKSFIYTTLGCTLLLFAFQSTLLAQTESVQLANTQQFTFNSSHINDDFEIMVSLPLGYQQSSTRYKVLYVLDANVTFGMTHDIQTLISFEPENPPMIIVGIGYKDFGNWIQKRARDYMPSKVKSAPGSGGAAKFMTFLEEQLIPHINSKYRTTEEKIIYGHSTAGLFGLYVLLKKPGMFDGYIITSPSVDEDSGYSLELLNSATSVPTKQVRVFTSYGTKEKPSFVETYKAFVKALGYKIHTNVKLESGQFIASHMASMAPAFVAGLQFVNNRD, encoded by the coding sequence ATGATACCAAAGAGTTTTATTTACACCACCCTTGGCTGCACGTTGTTGCTTTTTGCATTTCAAAGTACACTTTTAGCTCAAACTGAATCTGTCCAACTAGCAAATACTCAACAGTTTACTTTCAACTCCAGTCACATTAATGATGATTTCGAAATAATGGTGAGCCTTCCGCTCGGCTATCAGCAATCGAGCACCAGGTACAAAGTGCTCTATGTTCTCGATGCCAACGTAACCTTTGGCATGACACATGATATCCAAACCCTCATTTCATTTGAGCCTGAAAACCCACCTATGATTATCGTTGGCATTGGCTACAAGGACTTTGGAAATTGGATTCAGAAAAGGGCTCGTGATTACATGCCATCCAAAGTAAAGAGCGCTCCTGGATCGGGTGGTGCGGCTAAGTTTATGACTTTCCTGGAGGAACAACTCATACCTCATATCAATAGCAAATACAGAACGACAGAAGAGAAAATCATTTATGGACATTCCACAGCGGGCCTTTTTGGCCTGTATGTCCTTCTGAAAAAACCCGGTATGTTCGATGGCTACATAATCACCAGTCCATCCGTAGACGAAGACAGCGGGTATTCACTAGAACTCCTCAATTCAGCTACATCAGTACCTACGAAGCAAGTGAGGGTGTTTACGTCCTATGGCACTAAAGAGAAGCCATCATTTGTAGAAACTTATAAGGCCTTTGTTAAAGCCTTGGGATACAAAATTCATACGAATGTGAAATTGGAGTCTGGTCAGTTCATCGCCTCCCACATGGCATCAATGGCACCAGCCTTTGTGGCAGGACTTCAATTTGTCAATAACCGTGATTAG
- a CDS encoding carboxypeptidase-like regulatory domain-containing protein has protein sequence MHRALLIAILLFLATFDSISQVRLRGRVVYSKKNTPLPQAAVFIKGARTGVQTAETGEFMLNSTKGSGTLVFRYLGFITKEVPFSTVETEGAIIDLGDIKMEIGTVCYVETDLLTLGPSYSANHLGFGFKLNARIPPVFNLYPRLRLEADFNARTSNSRKYFRVSRYSNYIASGLNLNFDLEYASRQVIISDQSQGLEEIGLVTSLYKRRGTFGIGLGLNRARESQGQKDFALILEYYKELGYHISVKTQLKKWHEHTQLRWKFNYSINRINLNIGLQGEHLKNYNEFILYLAYDIRI, from the coding sequence ATGCATAGAGCGCTTCTCATTGCCATACTCTTATTCCTAGCGACTTTCGATTCAATCAGTCAAGTAAGACTTAGGGGGCGTGTCGTTTACTCTAAAAAGAATACTCCATTACCTCAAGCTGCAGTTTTTATAAAAGGTGCAAGGACTGGAGTTCAAACAGCTGAAACTGGAGAGTTTATGCTCAACTCTACCAAAGGCAGTGGCACGCTGGTTTTTAGATATCTAGGCTTTATTACCAAGGAAGTACCTTTCTCGACTGTAGAGACAGAAGGTGCGATAATAGATCTTGGTGATATCAAAATGGAAATTGGTACAGTTTGCTATGTCGAAACTGACTTGCTTACTCTCGGACCGTCTTACAGTGCTAACCATTTGGGATTTGGGTTCAAATTAAACGCAAGAATTCCTCCAGTATTTAACCTCTATCCAAGGCTTAGGCTTGAAGCTGATTTCAATGCACGCACCTCGAATTCGAGAAAATACTTCAGAGTAAGTCGTTACTCTAATTACATCGCCAGTGGGCTTAATTTGAACTTTGACCTCGAATATGCCTCACGCCAGGTAATAATCTCGGACCAAAGTCAGGGGTTGGAAGAAATCGGTTTAGTAACAAGTTTATATAAACGCAGGGGAACCTTCGGTATTGGTCTAGGCCTGAACAGAGCCAGAGAATCTCAGGGCCAGAAAGATTTTGCCCTAATCCTCGAGTATTACAAAGAATTAGGCTACCACATATCCGTCAAAACTCAACTCAAAAAATGGCATGAACATACACAACTGAGATGGAAGTTTAATTACAGCATCAATAGGATTAACTTGAATATAGGGCTTCAAGGAGAACACCTTAAAAATTACAATGAATTCATACTTTACCTTGCTTATGACATCAGGATTTGA
- a CDS encoding adenylate/guanylate cyclase domain-containing protein, translating into MAKLEFSSDHKCVQTSSGQTILDAALKHDIPHVHACGGNAFCSTCRVLVQEGLEHLPEKNSKEAALSKQLGLPEEIRLACQTRPTEDLKIRRLVMDKVDEDVILQHGGEGAPRSLGQVKEASVLFVDIADYTAFTEKTPAYDVVHVLNRYFYIAGSIIKKYNGKIIDYYGDGFLAIFGLDDDPNHAGNLISAGFALQDAVDKFDHDIHELVNRDFKIRLGAHTGNVIWGTIGITGMEKEAAIGDTVNFASRIEQANKGLNTKFLISEALYKQFDKWCTISGTYEIEAKGKEGMHRVYALDRMLAPMPTA; encoded by the coding sequence ATGGCAAAATTAGAATTCAGCAGCGATCATAAATGTGTCCAGACTTCGTCAGGACAGACCATCTTAGATGCTGCTTTAAAGCATGACATTCCTCACGTACACGCCTGTGGAGGAAACGCATTCTGCTCTACCTGCCGTGTATTGGTTCAGGAAGGCCTTGAGCATCTTCCTGAGAAAAACTCCAAAGAAGCAGCCCTTTCTAAACAGTTGGGTCTGCCCGAGGAAATAAGACTGGCTTGCCAAACTCGACCTACTGAGGATTTAAAAATTAGGCGATTGGTAATGGATAAAGTTGATGAAGATGTAATCCTTCAACACGGAGGAGAAGGAGCACCAAGGAGCCTCGGACAAGTAAAAGAAGCCTCTGTCTTATTTGTGGATATAGCCGATTACACGGCATTCACCGAAAAAACACCAGCTTATGATGTGGTACATGTGCTGAACAGGTACTTCTACATAGCCGGTAGTATTATCAAAAAGTATAACGGTAAAATCATCGACTATTATGGAGATGGTTTTCTGGCCATTTTCGGACTAGATGACGACCCCAACCATGCCGGAAACCTGATCAGTGCAGGTTTCGCATTGCAAGATGCTGTGGACAAGTTTGATCATGACATCCATGAATTGGTTAACCGAGATTTTAAAATCAGATTAGGAGCACACACAGGCAATGTGATCTGGGGTACCATAGGCATTACGGGCATGGAAAAAGAAGCGGCCATCGGTGATACCGTCAACTTTGCAAGTCGTATAGAACAGGCGAACAAAGGACTTAACACTAAGTTTTTGATCTCTGAAGCCTTATACAAGCAATTTGACAAGTGGTGCACCATCAGTGGCACTTATGAAATTGAGGCGAAGGGAAAGGAAGGTATGCACCGCGTTTATGCCTTAGACCGCATGCTCGCCCCTATGCCAACGGCATAA